A single window of Populus nigra chromosome 17, ddPopNigr1.1, whole genome shotgun sequence DNA harbors:
- the LOC133677054 gene encoding uncharacterized protein LOC133677054 yields the protein MASFKFSFVLFLSSLLLHAASAEIVCEELPNDICAFTISSSGKRCLLETYATKNDAVEYQCRTSEVVVEKMADYIETDACVKACGVDRNSVGISSDALLEPQFTAKLCSPACYQNCPNIVDLYFNLAAGEGAFLPDLCDAARYNPHRSMIQLMSSGATPGPAASELASTVSAPAPAPM from the exons ATGGCTTCATTCAAATTCTCCTttgttctctttctctcttctctcctccTCCATGCAGCTTCAG CTGAAATTGTATGCGAGGAATTGCCAAATGACATTTGTGCCTTCACCATCTCATCATCTGGCAAGAGGTGCTTGTTGGAGACATATGCAACGAAGAATGATGCCGTTGAGTACCAGTGCCGGACATCCGAGGTGGTGGTTGAGAAAATGGCTGATTACATAGAGACTGATGCTTGTGTCAAGGCTTGTGGGGTTGACAGGAACTCCGTTGGTATTTCTTCTGATGCACTCCTTGAGCCTCAATTCACCGCCAAGCTTTGCTCTCCTGCTTGTTACCAGAATTGCCCCAACATTGTTGACCTTTACTTCAATCTGGCTGCTGGGGAAG GTGCATTTTTGCCTGACCTCTGTGATGCCGCGCGCTACAACCCTCACCGGTCCATGATTCAGCTCATGAGCTCCGGTGCAACCCCTGGACCTGCTGCTTCCGAATTAGCATCCACAGTCTCCGCCCCTGCTCCCGCTCCCATGTAA
- the LOC133677249 gene encoding uncharacterized protein LOC133677249 gives MGKQNKSKKIDSLVKGGKVSPVQIAFIVDRYLSDNSLTQTRSIFRTEASSLISKSPLREAPKSLLSLGAILNEYICLKEQKVILDRERVRLEQEKFRVQDFLHGMQDVMNAYNASANVTAPPATTPMIQASITRPAVMFPQADPFRGSPAAVGCPMHKSPGFPVSTPLNTTMEHSNLSSITKHSSTRKRMGSNAVAESVPDAKKSRSKLASRKIPSKATSKQCDNAATAQANVQPSPVIESSAQNGTPTGPIVQASGVAKSLFNQPLPSPPTSSSNPNTPPQAFCSQNDKSASPRDISANAHCSNNNTPQQVTPTNCTVITSERVTVSPFKNMTYYTMERNQCISSSSPVKTTLKRMCKRDCVKGRLDFDGSDAAVNMDESVDNELSASESDREGGIVDLDLPNLDMFGANFSFSELLIDLDLDCEGNACPCLPALAASADTISGSSHESRDGNFGTDQVMSEFSSTMTEVISGKDTHSQGPDITAVKSITKCIRILSPAKKQRSSLDQENCLASN, from the exons ATGGGGAAACAAAACAAGTCCAAGAAAATCGATTCTCTTGTCAAAGGAGGAAAAGTAAGTCCGGTCCAAATCGCTTTCATTGTGGATCGCTATCTCTCTGATAACAGTTTAACCCAAACTCGCTCCATTTTTAGGACTGAAGCCTCTTCTCTCATCTCCAAATCTCCACTTCGAGAG GCACCGAAGAGTTTGTTGAGTTTGGGGGCGATATTGAACGAATATATATGTCTCAAGGAGCAGAAGGTGATTTTGGATCGAGAAAGGGTGCGCTTGGAGCAAGAAAAATTCAGGGTTCAGGATTTTTTGCATGGTATGCAAGATGTCATGAACGCTTATAATGCTAGTGCAAATGTAACAGCACCACCAGCCACTACACCTATGATTCAGGCTTCTATTACAAGACCTGCGGTTATGTTTCCTCAAGCAGATCCATTTCGTGGATCTCCTGCAGCTGTAG GCTGTCCCATGCACAAATCACCTGGCTTTCCAGTCTCGACACCCTTGAATACCACCATGGAGCATAGCAATCTGTCCTCAATCACTAAGCACTCATCAACAAGAAAGCGAATGGGGTCAAATGCTGTTGCAGAATCTGTTCCAGATGCTAAAAAGTCTCGCAGCAAGTTAGCTTCAAGGAAAATACCAagtaaag CTACATCCAAACAATGTGATAATGCTGCCACTGCTCAAGCAAATGTTCAGCCCTCTCCTGTAATTGAATCATCAGCACAAAACGGCACACCCACTGGTCCAATAGTTCAAGCATCCGGTGTTGCTAAGAGTTTGTTCAATCAGCCCTTACCATCCCCTCCAACTAGTTCATCTAATCCCAATACACCACCACAAGCATTTTGCTCTCAAAATGACAAATCTGCATCTCCAAGGGACATTTCTGCCAATGCTCACTGCAGTAATAACAATACTCCTCAACAAGTCACTCCTACCAACTGCACGGTGATCACATCAGAGAGGGTTACAGTGAGCCCATTCAAAAACATGACGTACTACACCATGGAGAGAAATCAGTGtatctcttcttcctctccaGTTAAGACAACCTTGAAGAGGATGTGCAAGAGGGATTGTGTGAAGGGAAGGCTAGACTTTGATGGTTCTGATGCAGCAGTGAACATGGATGAATCAGTTGACAATGAGCTCTCCGCATCTGAATCTGATAGGGAAGGGGGCATTGTTGACTTAGACCTGCCTAACTTAGACATGTTTGGGGCTAATTTCTCCTTCTCTGAACTGTTGATTGATCTGGACCTTGATTGTGAAGGAAATGCTTGTCCATGCCTGCCAGCCTTGGCAGCTTCTGCCGACACCATTTCTGG GTCATCACATGAATCTAGGGATGGTAATTTTGGGACTGATCAAGTCATGTCAGAGTTTTCCTCTACCATGACTGAGGTGATTTCTGGAAAAGATACGCATTCGCAAG gtCCTGACATAACAGCTGTGAAGTCCATAACAAAATGTATAAGAATTTTAAGCCCTG CTAAAAAGCAAAGGAGTTCTTTGGATCAGGAGAATTGTTTGGCAAGTAACTGA